One Candidatus Dependentiae bacterium DNA window includes the following coding sequences:
- the vanZ gene encoding VanZ family protein: MVQKYKKIALYLLLTGLLIFITLCTLLPRSFIHPLKRYVHIKTGHKMAYFTLTALLTFIFRTTTQYKRFSAYCAALLLATSFGALLELGQRFTLTREGSIKDVGINFIGGAIASCLCLTCELGYWVICGRKKTGKKAGKQVGKKRVL; this comes from the coding sequence ATGGTACAAAAATACAAAAAGATCGCTCTATACCTTCTGTTAACGGGGCTTCTTATATTTATTACGCTCTGCACATTACTCCCTCGATCTTTCATCCATCCTCTAAAACGGTACGTGCATATTAAGACTGGCCACAAAATGGCCTATTTTACGCTGACAGCGTTACTAACTTTTATTTTTAGAACAACTACACAGTATAAACGCTTTTCAGCCTACTGTGCCGCTTTACTGCTTGCTACAAGTTTTGGAGCCTTACTTGAGCTTGGACAACGCTTTACGCTTACCCGTGAGGGTAGCATTAAAGATGTAGGTATCAATTTTATAGGTGGGGCAATCGCAAGCTGTCTATGCCTTACTTGTGAGCTGGGTTACTGGGTTATTTGTGGCCGTAAAAAAACAGGCAAAAAAGCAGGTAAGCAAGTAGGCAAAAAAAGAGTTTTATGA
- the gatB gene encoding Asp-tRNA(Asn)/Glu-tRNA(Gln) amidotransferase subunit GatB encodes MSQETSIFSRYPDYETTIGIEVHVQLKTNSKIFCTCSNSITTHPNTNICQICTGQPGVLPVLNKEVVSAAIKAGLATNCTLTPVSCFARKHYFYPDLPKNYQITQSDRPICSEGYVPIRLEDGSVKHIRLIRIHMEEDAGKNIHSNHSNESFVDLNRTGTPLLEIVTYPDISSAYEAREYLKALRLIVQYLDICSGNMEDGAFRADTNISVRKKGAPQLGTKCELKNINSFKFISDAIEYETERQIELIEEGGKVKQETRLWNTKDRKTESMRSKEEAADYRYFDDPDLPLIALDPATIEATRAAMPELPWAKLERLQTQHTLSAYEAEILVNDQQLANYYQTAAQHTQSKQLINWVLRDIMGLLKDQKISLNDCKITPVMLAQLVELISKGAINNRAAQEVFALMARTGEQPDVIVKEKGLEQEDNSQELEVLIKEIVEANPKVVADYKAGNERLLGFFVGQAMQKTKGKGNPQLINELLKKYLS; translated from the coding sequence ATGAGCCAAGAAACTTCTATTTTTTCTCGCTACCCTGATTATGAAACAACTATTGGTATTGAGGTACACGTTCAGCTAAAAACTAACAGTAAAATTTTTTGTACTTGTTCCAACAGCATAACAACTCATCCTAATACTAATATTTGCCAAATTTGTACCGGGCAACCAGGAGTACTTCCTGTTTTAAATAAAGAAGTAGTCTCTGCTGCCATAAAAGCAGGTCTAGCAACAAATTGTACTTTAACACCTGTTTCTTGCTTTGCACGTAAACACTATTTTTACCCTGATTTACCTAAAAATTATCAAATTACCCAAAGCGACAGACCTATCTGCAGCGAAGGCTACGTGCCTATCAGACTTGAAGATGGCTCTGTTAAGCATATTCGATTAATCCGTATCCATATGGAAGAAGATGCTGGTAAAAATATTCACTCGAATCACAGCAACGAAAGTTTTGTTGATTTAAATCGTACCGGTACACCGTTACTAGAAATAGTTACCTATCCTGATATTTCAAGCGCTTACGAGGCACGTGAGTATCTTAAGGCCCTACGCCTTATTGTACAGTATCTCGATATCTGCTCAGGCAATATGGAAGACGGGGCTTTTAGAGCTGATACCAACATATCAGTACGCAAAAAAGGGGCACCACAACTAGGCACCAAATGCGAACTTAAAAATATTAACTCGTTTAAGTTTATTTCTGATGCTATTGAGTATGAAACAGAGCGCCAAATTGAACTCATAGAAGAGGGCGGTAAGGTAAAACAAGAGACACGCCTTTGGAACACTAAAGATCGCAAAACAGAATCAATGCGTAGCAAAGAAGAAGCTGCAGATTACCGTTATTTTGATGATCCTGATTTGCCTCTTATTGCTCTCGATCCAGCTACTATAGAAGCAACACGCGCAGCAATGCCAGAACTTCCTTGGGCAAAATTAGAACGTTTACAAACTCAGCATACCCTAAGCGCTTATGAAGCTGAAATTTTAGTAAACGATCAGCAACTTGCTAATTACTACCAAACAGCCGCTCAACATACTCAAAGCAAACAGCTTATCAACTGGGTGCTGCGTGATATAATGGGTCTCCTTAAAGATCAAAAGATAAGCTTAAATGATTGTAAAATTACCCCGGTTATGCTTGCTCAATTAGTAGAGCTCATAAGCAAAGGGGCTATAAATAATAGAGCAGCTCAAGAAGTATTTGCACTTATGGCGCGTACGGGCGAGCAACCAGACGTTATTGTAAAAGAAAAGGGCCTTGAGCAAGAGGATAACTCTCAAGAATTAGAAGTTTTAATAAAAGAAATAGTGGAGGCTAATCCAAAAGTAGTAGCCGATTATAAAGCTGGAAACGAACGTTTACTTGGCTTTTTTGTAGGACAAGCAATGCAAAAAACTAAAGGCAAAGGTAATCCGCAACTTATAAACGAACTACTTAAAAAATATTTAAGCTAA
- a CDS encoding ParA family protein translates to MRRIAIINQKGGSGKTTTTVNLAAALALKKRKVLVIDLDPQASTSLWFGMTNNDRGLLRLFTEDISINTIILPTTIEGLSVIPASSWLFGLEKALANEFGAETILRQRLQAVDKSIDYILIDCPPTLGILTVNALTSCDEVIVPVEARIMALAGLVQLLQTVEIIKSRLNSMLKISGIVACRVDCRTKHSKEIVEELRSKFKDLVYKTAIRENVKLAEAPSFGLPIMEYDSESNGAKDYNALADEVIHQEQFRLSHTLLKMQTAMQSL, encoded by the coding sequence ATGAGAAGAATTGCAATTATCAATCAAAAGGGTGGTAGTGGAAAAACTACTACTACAGTTAACTTAGCGGCAGCTTTAGCTTTAAAAAAACGCAAAGTGCTTGTAATAGACTTAGATCCTCAAGCATCTACTTCGTTATGGTTTGGTATGACCAATAACGATCGTGGGTTACTAAGATTATTTACTGAAGATATTTCTATTAATACCATTATTTTGCCTACAACTATTGAAGGTCTAAGTGTTATTCCTGCATCTTCGTGGCTTTTTGGTTTAGAAAAAGCTCTTGCTAATGAGTTTGGTGCAGAAACTATTTTAAGGCAACGCTTACAAGCAGTTGATAAGTCAATCGATTATATACTTATAGATTGTCCTCCTACGCTTGGTATTTTAACCGTTAACGCCTTAACTTCATGTGACGAAGTAATTGTGCCGGTTGAAGCACGTATTATGGCTCTTGCAGGACTAGTGCAACTATTACAAACAGTTGAAATTATTAAAAGCAGACTTAATAGCATGCTTAAAATATCAGGTATAGTAGCTTGTCGTGTTGATTGCCGTACCAAGCATTCAAAAGAGATAGTTGAAGAATTGCGTAGTAAGTTTAAAGATCTTGTGTACAAAACAGCAATTAGAGAAAATGTAAAGCTTGCAGAAGCTCCTTCATTTGGTCTACCTATTATGGAGTATGATAGTGAAAGCAATGGAGCTAAAGATTATAATGCTCTAGCTGATGAAGTTATTCATCAAGAGCAGTTTAGGCTTTCTCATACGTTACTCAAGATGCAAACAGCTATGCAAAGCTTATAA
- a CDS encoding ATP-binding protein, producing MKKLPLGIQTFEKIIADDYIYVDKTEYIYSLINRTKGDYYFLSRPRRFGKSLLVSTLKELFSGNKHLFKDLWISTTNYDWQQYPVIYLDFSRIDHATVEELKISLSWTLTTLAEKYNIVLTDAPTLGAKLSTLIEKLSQINKVVVLIDEYDKPILDHLHNPDMAQAQQAVLRDFYATIKSMEAHLRFIFMTGVTKFSKTSVFSGLNNLQDLTLNSLASALLGYTHKEIDTYFKSIITRTAQSQGVSYDTLRETIKAWYNGYQFSQTPIKVYNPYSVLLYLSSGQLLNYWFETGTPSFLVQLIKAKDYPIEAIEHAEISALEMGSFDIDHIDVITLLLQTGYLTINSYNEQTRNYQLRYPNEETKISFLYYFVNSLTTTSVSLFSNNIFKLTQALKQNNLDLFFSTLQIFFAAIPYNMQLAQEKYYQSIFYVIVTLIGAYTHAEVTTNKGRIDAVIETTSHIYIFEFKLDQSATIALAQIEDKQYYQKYLHSTKHIVLVGASFSTQNRNIKEWIIKDSIRADTLCSFI from the coding sequence ATGAAGAAACTTCCTTTAGGAATTCAAACGTTTGAAAAGATTATTGCTGACGATTATATTTATGTTGATAAAACAGAGTATATCTATTCTTTAATTAATAGAACTAAAGGGGATTATTATTTTCTTTCACGTCCACGACGCTTTGGAAAATCACTGCTTGTCTCTACACTTAAAGAGCTCTTTTCTGGCAATAAGCATCTTTTTAAAGACTTATGGATTAGTACAACCAACTATGATTGGCAACAATATCCTGTTATCTATTTAGACTTTTCAAGAATCGACCATGCAACAGTAGAAGAATTAAAAATCAGTTTATCTTGGACGCTTACTACATTAGCTGAAAAATATAACATTGTTCTAACTGATGCTCCTACTCTTGGTGCAAAATTATCTACTCTTATAGAAAAGCTTTCTCAAATAAATAAAGTGGTAGTACTTATTGATGAGTACGATAAACCTATACTTGATCACTTACATAACCCCGATATGGCCCAAGCTCAACAAGCTGTTTTAAGAGATTTCTATGCTACCATAAAAAGCATGGAAGCACACTTACGCTTTATCTTTATGACAGGTGTAACTAAGTTTTCTAAAACATCAGTTTTCTCAGGACTTAACAATCTTCAAGATTTAACGTTAAATTCTTTAGCATCTGCGCTTTTAGGTTACACACATAAAGAAATTGATACCTATTTTAAAAGTATTATAACTAGGACTGCTCAAAGTCAGGGAGTATCTTACGACACTCTACGTGAAACTATTAAAGCTTGGTATAATGGCTATCAATTTTCTCAAACACCAATAAAAGTATATAATCCTTATTCGGTTTTACTGTACCTTTCAAGTGGCCAATTGCTTAACTATTGGTTTGAAACAGGGACACCATCATTTTTAGTACAGCTTATAAAAGCAAAAGACTACCCCATAGAAGCTATTGAACATGCGGAAATTAGTGCCTTAGAAATGGGATCTTTTGATATTGATCATATAGACGTTATTACACTTCTTCTACAAACAGGCTATTTAACTATTAATAGTTATAATGAGCAAACACGTAATTATCAACTACGTTATCCCAATGAAGAGACTAAGATTTCATTTTTATACTACTTTGTAAATAGCTTAACAACAACTTCTGTTTCACTTTTTAGCAACAATATTTTTAAGCTTACTCAAGCACTTAAGCAAAACAACCTTGACCTTTTTTTCTCGACTCTTCAAATATTTTTTGCTGCTATTCCTTATAATATGCAGCTTGCTCAAGAGAAATATTACCAATCTATTTTCTATGTTATTGTAACGCTTATAGGTGCTTATACACATGCTGAAGTTACTACCAATAAAGGCAGAATTGATGCTGTTATAGAAACCACCTCTCATATCTATATTTTTGAATTTAAACTAGATCAATCAGCAACAATTGCCCTTGCACAAATAGAAGATAAACAGTATTACCAAAAGTATCTCCACTCTACTAAACATATAGTACTTGTTGGAGCAAGCTTTAGCACCCAAAATAGAAATATAAAAGAATGGATTATCAAAGATAGTATACGTGCCGATACACTTTGTTCATTTATCTAA